From Shewanella psychrophila, a single genomic window includes:
- a CDS encoding protein-L-isoaspartate(D-aspartate) O-methyltransferase, which translates to MNGVATTSALNLARSLHASGIESERVLQALANTPRELFLDAALGHKAYENTALPIGQGQTISQPYIVARMTELLLEHSPSKVLEIGTGSGYQAAILAQLVPELCTVERIKSLQIQARQRLKKIDLHNISFKYGDGWKGWPNKGPFDAIMVTAAASSVPEALLTQLVDGGVLVIPVGEESQQLLKVVRVGETFSSEVIEMVRFVPLINGELA; encoded by the coding sequence ATGAACGGTGTTGCGACGACCTCTGCATTAAATTTAGCCAGAAGTTTACATGCGTCGGGTATAGAGAGTGAGAGGGTGTTGCAGGCGTTAGCTAATACACCCAGAGAACTCTTCCTTGATGCTGCTTTGGGACATAAAGCCTATGAAAATACGGCTTTGCCTATTGGTCAGGGGCAAACAATTTCACAGCCATATATCGTTGCAAGAATGACCGAACTTCTTTTGGAACATAGTCCATCTAAGGTGTTAGAAATCGGTACTGGCTCTGGGTATCAGGCTGCCATATTGGCTCAACTTGTACCTGAGCTATGCACTGTCGAGCGGATTAAGAGTCTACAGATCCAGGCTCGTCAGAGGTTAAAAAAAATCGATCTCCACAATATATCATTCAAATATGGAGATGGTTGGAAAGGTTGGCCCAATAAAGGGCCATTCGATGCCATTATGGTCACGGCTGCGGCTAGTAGCGTTCCAGAAGCCTTATTGACTCAGTTAGTCGATGGAGGGGTACTGGTTATTCCTGTGGGAGAGGAGTCACAGCAGCTGCTGAAAGTTGTACGTGTTGGAGAGACCTTTTCTTCAGAAGTGATTGAAATGGTCCGCTTTGTTCCTCTGATTAACGGGGAGCTGGCTTAA
- the truD gene encoding tRNA pseudouridine(13) synthase TruD: MIELHYLHGKPASKADLRTQNSDFIVQEILPFGPTGEGEHHLLHIRKEGLNTADVAKILSGFAHVHPKEVTYAGQKDKNAITEQWFGVRIPGKETPEWASLNCDELTILSSHRHSKKLRIGALAGNRFCLTLRNITDMQDVLARLALVKETGVPNYFGEQRFGHDGKNLVFGRQMFTGRKVKDRKKRSMYLSAVRSYLFNFVTSSRLAEYGLEKLNGDSVMLAGSRSYFVAELWDDALLKRLNEKDIQLSAPMWGRGAALPQGEAADFEAKALAEFDADRDGLEHAGLEQERRPLLLEPQHLSYEVEGDDVIIIKFALPSGSFATSVLRELFDYEDVREREFRQRQLERREQEQANSIV, encoded by the coding sequence ATGATAGAACTGCATTATTTGCACGGGAAACCAGCATCGAAGGCCGACCTTCGTACACAAAATAGCGATTTCATTGTTCAGGAAATTTTGCCTTTCGGTCCGACGGGGGAGGGAGAACATCACCTTCTTCATATCCGTAAAGAGGGGCTCAATACCGCCGATGTGGCTAAGATATTATCTGGTTTTGCCCATGTTCATCCTAAAGAGGTGACCTATGCGGGTCAGAAGGATAAGAATGCGATCACTGAGCAGTGGTTTGGCGTACGTATTCCCGGTAAAGAGACCCCGGAATGGGCCAGCTTAAATTGTGATGAGTTGACTATCTTGTCTAGTCATCGTCACAGTAAAAAGCTGAGAATAGGTGCCTTAGCGGGTAACCGCTTCTGTTTAACTTTGCGTAATATTACCGATATGCAAGATGTGCTTGCTAGATTAGCGCTAGTAAAAGAGACTGGGGTGCCTAATTATTTCGGTGAGCAAAGGTTTGGTCATGATGGCAAGAACCTAGTCTTCGGTCGACAGATGTTTACTGGTCGTAAGGTGAAAGACAGGAAGAAGCGCAGCATGTATCTATCTGCTGTTCGATCTTATCTGTTCAATTTCGTCACTTCCTCTAGATTGGCCGAATATGGCCTTGAAAAGCTCAACGGTGACAGTGTCATGTTAGCGGGCAGTCGAAGCTATTTTGTTGCCGAGCTATGGGATGATGCGTTACTTAAGCGTCTTAATGAAAAAGATATCCAACTGTCGGCACCTATGTGGGGCAGAGGAGCGGCATTGCCCCAAGGTGAGGCGGCAGATTTTGAGGCTAAGGCGTTGGCTGAGTTTGATGCGGACCGTGATGGATTAGAACATGCGGGATTAGAGCAAGAGCGCCGCCCGCTGTTGTTAGAACCTCAACATTTATCCTATGAGGTTGAAGGAGACGATGTGATTATCATTAAATTTGCACTGCCTTCGGGAAGTTTCGCAACTTCCGTGCTGCGAGAACTATTTGATTATGAAGATGTCAGAGAACGGGAATTTCGCCAACGTCAATTAGAGCGGCGTGAGCAAGAACAGGCTAATTCAATCGTTTAG
- the recA gene encoding recombinase RecA translates to MKIDANKEKALNAVLGQIEKQFGKGSIMKLGENRSMDVETISTGSLSLDVALGAGGLPLGRIVEIYGPESSGKTTLTLEVIAAAQREGRVCAFIDAEHALDPIYAQKLGVDIDNLLCSQPDTGEQALEICDALTRSGAVDVIVVDSVAALTPKAEIEGEIGDSHMGLAARMMSQAMRKLAGNLKQTNTMLIFINQIRMKIGVMFGNPETTTGGNALKFYASVRLDIRRTGAIKDRDEVIGNETRVKVVKNKIAAPFRQAEFQILYGQGINRTGELVDLGVVHKLVEKAGAWYSYKGSKIGQGRANAGKYLTENPEIAAEIETALRGMLLQSPDAAESASGDENVDLETGEVF, encoded by the coding sequence ATGAAGATTGATGCGAACAAAGAGAAAGCACTGAATGCCGTTTTAGGCCAGATAGAGAAGCAGTTCGGTAAGGGCTCTATCATGAAACTGGGCGAGAACCGCTCAATGGATGTTGAGACAATCTCTACGGGATCTCTCTCTTTAGATGTCGCACTCGGTGCCGGTGGACTTCCATTAGGACGTATCGTTGAGATTTACGGACCAGAATCTTCAGGTAAAACAACACTGACACTCGAAGTTATTGCCGCCGCACAACGTGAAGGTAGAGTATGTGCCTTTATCGATGCTGAGCATGCCTTAGATCCTATCTATGCACAGAAATTAGGTGTCGATATCGACAACCTGCTTTGTTCTCAACCTGATACAGGCGAACAAGCATTGGAGATCTGTGATGCATTGACCCGCTCTGGTGCCGTCGATGTCATCGTAGTCGATTCGGTTGCGGCCTTAACGCCGAAAGCAGAGATCGAAGGTGAAATTGGTGATTCACATATGGGACTCGCAGCCCGTATGATGAGTCAGGCAATGCGTAAGCTTGCCGGTAACCTGAAGCAGACCAATACCATGCTTATCTTCATTAACCAGATCCGTATGAAGATTGGTGTCATGTTCGGTAACCCAGAAACTACTACTGGTGGTAATGCGCTTAAGTTTTACGCCTCTGTTCGTCTGGATATTCGCCGTACAGGTGCAATCAAAGATCGTGATGAAGTTATCGGTAACGAGACCCGTGTAAAAGTCGTTAAAAACAAGATTGCAGCGCCATTTAGACAGGCTGAATTCCAAATTCTTTATGGACAAGGCATCAACCGTACGGGTGAATTAGTCGACCTAGGTGTGGTACATAAATTAGTCGAGAAAGCGGGTGCTTGGTATAGCTATAAAGGCAGTAAAATTGGTCAGGGTCGTGCAAATGCGGGTAAGTACCTAACTGAAAACCCAGAAATTGCAGCTGAAATTGAAACTGCACTACGTGGTATGCTACTGCAGTCCCCTGATGCGGCTGAGTCGGCGTCTGGCGATGAGAATGTTGATCTTGAAACTGGTGAAGTATTCTAA
- the rpoS gene encoding RNA polymerase sigma factor RpoS, whose protein sequence is MGRRISTAVAEPLVDLSKNESEVETKKGKKSQETELEQQVQDDLQKNLDATQLYLGEIGFSPLLSAEEEVYFSRKALKGCGKSRNRMIESNLRLVVKIARRYNNRGLALLDLIEEGNLGLIRAVEKFDPERGFRFSTYATWWIRQTIERAIMNQTRTIRLPIHVVKELNVYLRTARELAHKLDHEPTAEEIAAKLDLPSSDVSRMLKLNERITSVDTPLGGDNDKALLDVLAADDNVGPDYKVQDEDMSKSVVKWLDELNTKQREVLARRFGLLGYEPSTLENVGKEIGLTRERVRQIQVEALKRLKDLLGAQGLSVEAIFKI, encoded by the coding sequence ATGGGTCGTAGAATTAGTACCGCAGTAGCGGAGCCGTTGGTGGACTTGTCAAAAAACGAGTCTGAAGTAGAAACAAAAAAAGGAAAGAAGTCACAAGAGACAGAACTTGAACAACAGGTTCAAGATGATCTGCAGAAAAATCTGGATGCAACTCAATTGTATTTGGGCGAGATTGGTTTTTCCCCTTTACTGAGCGCGGAAGAGGAAGTGTATTTCTCTCGTAAAGCGTTAAAAGGTTGTGGTAAGTCACGTAATCGCATGATTGAAAGTAACCTTAGACTTGTCGTTAAGATAGCCCGTCGTTATAACAACCGTGGACTCGCGTTATTAGATCTTATCGAAGAGGGTAATTTAGGCCTGATCCGAGCGGTTGAAAAATTTGACCCTGAAAGAGGGTTTAGATTTTCTACCTATGCGACTTGGTGGATCAGACAGACCATCGAACGCGCCATTATGAATCAGACCAGAACGATTCGCCTACCTATCCATGTGGTTAAAGAACTCAATGTATATCTTCGTACAGCAAGAGAGTTAGCACACAAGTTAGATCATGAACCCACCGCCGAAGAAATCGCAGCTAAACTGGATCTTCCTAGTTCTGATGTCAGCCGTATGTTGAAGCTTAATGAAAGGATCACTTCGGTCGATACGCCTTTGGGTGGAGACAATGATAAAGCCCTACTCGATGTGCTTGCCGCTGATGATAATGTAGGTCCAGATTACAAGGTACAAGACGAAGATATGTCAAAGTCTGTGGTTAAATGGCTCGATGAACTCAACACAAAACAAAGAGAGGTGTTAGCGCGCCGTTTTGGCTTGTTGGGGTATGAACCATCTACACTGGAGAATGTTGGTAAAGAGATAGGTCTAACACGAGAGCGCGTACGCCAAATTCAAGTCGAAGCTCTGAAACGTCTTAAAGACTTACTCGGTGCCCAGGGCTTATCGGTAGAGGCCATTTTTAAGATTTAA
- the surE gene encoding 5'/3'-nucleotidase SurE — translation MIKILVSNDDGVTAPGIKALSDALSVSYQVMTVGPDRNCSGASNSLTLTNPLRINTLSNGFVSVSGTPTDSVHLAIRELYSEEPDMVVAGINAGANLGDDTLYSGTVAAAMEGRFLGLPAVAVSLVGSKLAHFDTAAHFACRIIAGLLKRPIAQDQILNINVPDLPIDKIKGIKVTRLGARHRAEGMIKAQDPGGRDIYWLGPPGDEQDASEGTDFYAVNNGYVSVTPLTVDLTAFERITPLQEWIDNI, via the coding sequence ATGATAAAGATCTTAGTCAGTAACGATGACGGCGTTACCGCGCCGGGAATTAAGGCATTATCCGATGCATTATCAGTGTCCTATCAGGTCATGACTGTGGGGCCAGATCGTAACTGCTCGGGGGCGAGTAATTCATTAACTTTGACTAACCCTTTACGAATTAATACGTTAAGCAATGGTTTTGTCTCTGTCAGTGGTACACCGACCGATAGTGTTCATCTTGCTATACGTGAGTTGTATTCAGAAGAGCCCGATATGGTGGTGGCGGGGATCAATGCCGGTGCCAATTTAGGCGATGATACCTTGTATTCTGGTACCGTAGCGGCAGCAATGGAGGGACGCTTCCTTGGTTTGCCTGCGGTTGCCGTTTCACTCGTGGGTTCTAAATTGGCGCATTTTGACACGGCAGCACATTTCGCATGTCGAATCATTGCAGGTTTGCTTAAGAGGCCTATTGCTCAGGATCAGATTTTAAATATCAATGTTCCCGATCTACCTATCGATAAAATTAAAGGGATCAAGGTTACTCGTTTGGGAGCAAGGCACAGAGCCGAAGGGATGATTAAAGCTCAAGATCCCGGCGGAAGAGACATCTATTGGTTGGGCCCTCCTGGAGATGAGCAGGATGCCAGCGAAGGGACTGACTTTTATGCCGTGAATAATGGTTATGTATCAGTGACGCCTTTAACTGTAGACTTGACCGCTTTCGAAAGGATCACACCACTGCAAGAATGGATAGATAATATATGA
- the alaS gene encoding alanine--tRNA ligase produces the protein MYQTTAALRTAFLEYFRKNGHQVVDSSSLVPVNDPTLLFTNAGMNQFKDVFLGEDKRNYTRATSSQRCVRAGGKHNDLDNVGYTARHHTFFEMLGNFSFGDYFKREAIAFAWNFLTQELKIPKERLCVTIYETDDEAYDIWTKEIGVPAENLIRIGDNKGAPYASDNFWQMGDTGPCGPCSEIFYDHGDHIWGGRPGTPEEDGDRFIEIWNIVFMQYNRQSNGEMLALPKPSVDTGMGIERIAAIMQGVHSNYEIDIFQALIKKTAEILGVNDFENKSLRVISDHIRSCAFLIADGVMPSNEGRGYVLRRIIRRAVRHGNKLGATDSFFYKLVPTLIDVMGDAAKGLVATQDIVVKSLKAEEEQFARTLERGLGILDGALNGLSGNVLDGETAFKLYDTYGFPVDLTADVCRERDITVDEAGFESAMAEQRKRAQAAGQFETDYNESLKIDEETEFSGYIDLLANGKITAIYKAGESVNEMGAGEDAVIILDTTPFYGESGGQCGDSGTLSTDGIEFIVKDTQKYGQAVGHIGNLKAGSLAVGQSLVASVDKTLRHRTELNHSVTHLLHAALRQLLGTHVSQKGSLVDPERLRFDFSHFEGVKPEELQAVEDLVNTQIRCNHELTAQVMSIDAAKEKGAMALFGEKYADEVRVVTMGDFSIELCGGTHVGRTGDIGLFKITSEGGIAAGIRRIEAVTGAAAMAYVTGQKAELDQAAKLLKADSHSVVTKLKAQLDRTKQLEKELSQLKDKLAAATSADLAGEAQEINGVKVLIKKLEGVEPGALRGLQDELKQKLGSGIVVLGIAGDAKVNLIVGVTKDLTSKVKAGELVANIASQVGGKGGGRPDMAQAGGSQPENLDAALTQVSSWLKERLG, from the coding sequence ATGTATCAAACCACTGCAGCGCTAAGAACTGCTTTCTTGGAGTATTTCCGCAAAAATGGTCATCAGGTTGTGGACAGCAGTTCACTGGTCCCTGTTAACGATCCTACTTTACTCTTTACCAATGCGGGTATGAACCAGTTTAAAGACGTATTTCTGGGTGAAGACAAACGTAATTACACCCGTGCAACTTCGTCTCAGCGTTGTGTCCGTGCCGGCGGTAAGCATAATGATTTAGACAATGTAGGCTATACCGCACGTCATCACACTTTCTTCGAGATGTTAGGTAACTTTAGCTTCGGTGATTATTTTAAGCGTGAAGCGATTGCATTTGCATGGAACTTCCTGACTCAAGAGTTAAAAATTCCTAAAGAGCGTCTGTGTGTCACCATCTATGAGACAGATGATGAAGCCTATGATATTTGGACTAAAGAGATAGGTGTTCCCGCCGAAAACTTGATCCGTATCGGTGATAATAAAGGTGCCCCTTACGCGTCTGACAATTTCTGGCAGATGGGTGACACGGGTCCTTGTGGTCCATGTTCTGAGATTTTTTATGATCATGGCGATCACATCTGGGGTGGACGACCCGGTACTCCAGAAGAGGATGGAGACAGATTCATCGAGATCTGGAACATCGTCTTCATGCAGTACAACCGTCAGTCAAATGGTGAAATGCTCGCGCTTCCTAAGCCTTCTGTTGATACCGGTATGGGGATTGAACGCATTGCAGCCATCATGCAGGGGGTTCACTCTAACTACGAAATTGATATCTTTCAGGCGTTGATCAAGAAGACTGCCGAGATATTGGGCGTTAATGATTTTGAAAATAAATCATTAAGAGTTATTTCTGATCACATCCGTTCATGTGCATTCTTAATTGCCGATGGTGTTATGCCATCCAATGAAGGGCGTGGTTATGTACTACGTCGTATTATACGTCGTGCGGTGCGTCATGGTAATAAGTTAGGCGCGACAGATTCTTTCTTCTACAAGTTAGTACCAACACTTATCGATGTGATGGGGGATGCGGCTAAAGGCTTAGTCGCCACTCAGGACATAGTGGTTAAGTCGTTAAAGGCCGAAGAGGAGCAGTTTGCTCGTACTCTTGAGCGTGGTTTAGGGATCTTAGATGGCGCACTCAATGGACTTAGCGGTAACGTTTTAGATGGTGAGACAGCTTTTAAGTTGTACGATACCTATGGTTTCCCGGTCGATCTGACTGCTGATGTTTGTCGTGAACGTGATATTACGGTAGATGAGGCCGGTTTCGAGTCAGCCATGGCTGAACAAAGGAAACGTGCTCAAGCGGCAGGCCAGTTTGAGACTGATTATAATGAATCATTGAAGATAGATGAAGAAACTGAGTTCTCTGGTTATATCGATCTGCTTGCTAACGGTAAAATCACTGCTATCTACAAGGCGGGCGAGTCTGTCAATGAAATGGGGGCAGGTGAAGATGCTGTCATTATTTTAGATACCACACCTTTTTACGGTGAATCTGGTGGTCAATGTGGAGATAGCGGTACGCTAAGTACAGATGGTATCGAGTTTATCGTTAAGGATACACAGAAGTACGGTCAAGCCGTTGGTCATATTGGTAACTTGAAGGCGGGAAGCCTAGCCGTTGGACAATCCTTAGTGGCTAGTGTTGATAAGACGCTTCGTCACCGCACCGAGCTTAATCACTCTGTCACTCACTTGCTCCATGCGGCGCTACGTCAGTTACTCGGCACACATGTGAGTCAGAAAGGTTCATTGGTAGATCCTGAGCGTTTGCGTTTCGATTTCTCCCACTTTGAAGGGGTTAAGCCAGAAGAGTTACAAGCCGTTGAAGATTTAGTGAACACACAAATTCGCTGTAATCATGAATTGACGGCTCAAGTCATGTCTATCGATGCGGCAAAGGAGAAGGGCGCTATGGCGCTGTTCGGCGAGAAATATGCTGATGAAGTACGTGTCGTTACCATGGGAGACTTCTCCATTGAGCTCTGTGGTGGAACCCATGTGGGACGTACCGGTGATATAGGCTTGTTTAAGATAACCTCAGAAGGTGGTATTGCCGCTGGGATACGTCGCATCGAAGCTGTAACTGGCGCCGCAGCAATGGCTTATGTGACAGGCCAAAAGGCTGAGTTAGATCAAGCGGCAAAGTTGCTTAAGGCCGATAGTCACTCTGTTGTGACTAAACTTAAAGCACAGCTAGATCGTACTAAACAACTTGAGAAAGAGCTATCTCAGCTAAAGGATAAGCTTGCTGCTGCGACAAGTGCTGACTTAGCCGGTGAAGCTCAAGAGATAAATGGCGTTAAAGTCTTGATTAAGAAGCTTGAAGGCGTCGAGCCAGGCGCGTTAAGAGGCTTGCAAGACGAGTTAAAGCAAAAGCTAGGCTCAGGTATAGTAGTACTGGGTATCGCTGGTGACGCTAAGGTTAACTTGATTGTGGGTGTAACCAAAGATCTGACCTCTAAAGTGAAGGCTGGTGAATTGGTTGCTAATATCGCATCTCAGGTGGGTGGTAAAGGTGGCGGTCGTCCTGATATGGCTCAGGCTGGCGGAAGTCAGCCTGAGAACTTAGATGCCGCTCTTACTCAAGTGTCATCCTGGT
- a CDS encoding peptidoglycan DD-metalloendopeptidase family protein has product MATYNKGSLKSDSYLVKKGDTLYSIAWVSNNDFIDLARKNKLKKPYTIYPGQKLNLNLTSTVTNSQKAKTVPNNPPKVVSTKTKATKKQTDTPVVVVRNNQKPPKNKPLDPVKESAYSVTTGQQDINKSIHRQTTQLPTKVSKWFWPVRGKLIGKFSASEQGNKGIKIAGNRGDIIKSAADGRVVYAGSALRGYGNLVIIKHSDDYLSAYAHADKILVKEKQFVSVGQTLAKMGNTGTDRVMLHFEIRYHGKSVDPLKYLPKQ; this is encoded by the coding sequence ATGGCTACTTATAATAAAGGCTCATTAAAATCTGATTCTTATCTCGTTAAGAAAGGTGACACTCTCTATTCCATTGCCTGGGTATCTAACAATGATTTCATTGATTTAGCTAGGAAAAATAAGCTTAAAAAGCCATATACTATCTACCCTGGACAGAAGCTAAACCTTAATTTGACATCTACTGTTACAAATAGCCAAAAGGCTAAAACGGTGCCAAATAATCCCCCTAAAGTAGTATCAACCAAGACTAAAGCGACTAAAAAACAAACGGATACACCTGTTGTTGTGGTCAGGAACAACCAAAAACCGCCTAAAAATAAACCACTTGATCCGGTCAAAGAGTCTGCGTATTCTGTAACGACTGGTCAACAAGATATTAACAAGTCTATCCACAGGCAGACGACTCAGCTTCCAACTAAAGTAAGTAAGTGGTTCTGGCCTGTGAGAGGTAAGTTGATTGGTAAATTCTCTGCGAGTGAGCAAGGGAATAAAGGGATTAAGATTGCTGGTAACCGGGGCGACATTATCAAGTCTGCAGCCGATGGCCGTGTGGTTTATGCAGGCAGTGCCCTTAGAGGGTATGGAAATTTAGTCATTATTAAACACAGTGACGATTACTTAAGTGCTTATGCGCATGCCGATAAGATCTTAGTTAAAGAAAAACAGTTTGTCTCAGTGGGACAAACACTTGCAAAAATGGGTAATACGGGTACCGATCGGGTCATGTTACATTTTGAGATTCGATACCACGGGAAGTCTGTTGACCCACTTAAATATTTACCTAAACAATAG
- the mutS gene encoding DNA mismatch repair protein MutS, which translates to MNAFDTQNLEKHTPMMRQYLTLKAENPEMLLFYRMGDFYELFYDDAKRASELLGISLTARGKSGGDPIPMAGLPYHAVEGYLAKLVQLRVSVAICEQVGDPATSKGPVERKVVRLVTPGTLTDEALLQERQDNLLAAVYHGKAGFGYATLDLSSGRFVVSELETREGLEAELQRTNPAELLYSEDFSEMSLITGFNGKRRRPEWEFDFDTSRKLLLDQFKTKDLRGFGLDNARLSLQAAGCLMQYVKDTQRTALPHINSIVLFNQDDSIVLDAATRRNLELTINLQGGRENTLSAILDNTTTPMGSRMLQRWIHEPLRNRQQIESRLGALTELLDSGLFDTLIPHLKALGDIERITARLALRSARPRDFSRLKQALSVLPEIQQLLADSQSPHLKRLATIISEFPDELALLDRAIIDNPPMLIRDGGVLRDGYNEELDQWRALSQGATDYLTELETREKESTGISTLKVGYNRVHGYYIEVSRRESDLVPLSYQRRQTLKNTERYIIAELKEHEEKVLSSQGKALALEKQLWEQLFDLILPKLHELQQFAQGAAELDVISNFAERAETLNYRCPTLTETPGIHIESGRHPVVEQVSQSPFIANPVTLNSTRKMLIVTGPNMGGKSTYMRQVALITLMAHIGSYVPAQDAIIGPVDRIFTRIGASDDLASGRSTFMVEMTETANILHNATTQSLVLMDEIGRGTSTYDGLSLAWSAAEYLAEKIEAMTLFATHYFELTQLPDLIENVENVHLDAIEHGDTIVFMHAVQEGAASKSYGLQVAALAGVPTRVISAAKHKLHHLESRDSKHANQEPSQQAMVFPEPQKSPVEDALQNINPDELSPKQALEVLYRLKQLA; encoded by the coding sequence ATGAATGCATTCGATACCCAAAACTTAGAAAAACACACCCCTATGATGCGTCAATACCTGACGCTCAAGGCCGAAAACCCTGAAATGTTGCTATTTTATCGTATGGGTGACTTCTACGAGCTCTTCTACGACGATGCCAAGAGAGCATCCGAACTTTTAGGCATTTCACTCACCGCACGTGGTAAGAGTGGTGGTGATCCTATCCCAATGGCGGGTCTGCCCTATCACGCCGTCGAAGGTTATCTTGCTAAACTCGTCCAACTTAGGGTCTCAGTCGCCATTTGTGAGCAGGTCGGCGATCCAGCCACTTCTAAGGGACCGGTTGAGCGAAAAGTCGTTCGCCTTGTCACACCCGGTACCTTAACCGATGAGGCTTTACTCCAAGAAAGACAAGATAACCTACTTGCTGCCGTATATCATGGCAAAGCCGGATTCGGTTATGCCACCTTAGACTTAAGCTCCGGCCGTTTCGTGGTCAGTGAACTCGAAACAAGGGAAGGGTTAGAAGCAGAGTTACAGCGAACCAATCCAGCTGAGCTGCTCTATAGCGAAGATTTCAGTGAGATGTCCCTCATCACCGGATTCAATGGCAAGCGTAGACGCCCGGAATGGGAGTTTGACTTCGACACCTCCCGCAAGCTTCTCTTGGACCAATTTAAGACTAAAGATCTTCGGGGGTTCGGTCTGGATAACGCACGTTTATCACTACAAGCAGCCGGTTGCCTGATGCAGTATGTCAAGGATACCCAGAGAACCGCACTGCCCCACATCAATTCTATTGTGCTTTTTAATCAAGATGACAGTATCGTGTTAGATGCTGCCACAAGAAGAAATTTAGAACTGACAATCAATCTACAAGGTGGGCGTGAAAATACCTTATCAGCGATATTAGACAACACAACTACCCCTATGGGCAGTCGCATGTTACAGCGTTGGATCCACGAACCTCTTAGAAACCGCCAACAGATAGAGTCTCGCCTAGGAGCCCTAACTGAATTACTCGACAGCGGCCTATTTGACACTCTAATCCCACATTTAAAAGCCTTGGGCGACATAGAAAGAATTACGGCCAGACTCGCACTTAGGAGTGCCAGACCCAGAGATTTTTCTCGCCTGAAGCAGGCTTTATCGGTCTTGCCAGAGATCCAGCAGCTACTCGCCGATAGCCAGTCACCACACCTCAAACGTTTAGCCACTATTATCAGTGAATTCCCTGATGAACTCGCGCTACTCGACAGGGCGATCATAGACAATCCACCTATGCTGATCCGCGATGGTGGGGTCCTGAGAGATGGCTACAACGAAGAGCTAGATCAATGGCGTGCCTTAAGCCAAGGGGCAACGGATTACCTCACTGAATTGGAAACGCGCGAGAAAGAGTCGACCGGTATCTCTACTCTTAAAGTCGGCTACAACCGAGTTCATGGCTACTATATCGAAGTCAGCCGTAGAGAGTCCGATCTTGTCCCTCTCAGCTACCAGCGTAGACAAACTCTGAAAAATACCGAACGTTACATCATTGCAGAATTAAAAGAGCACGAAGAGAAGGTGCTATCCAGTCAAGGCAAAGCACTAGCACTCGAGAAGCAACTCTGGGAGCAATTATTCGATCTTATCTTGCCTAAACTCCATGAATTACAACAATTCGCTCAGGGTGCGGCAGAGCTTGATGTCATTAGTAATTTTGCCGAACGTGCCGAGACACTAAACTATCGATGCCCAACACTCACCGAAACTCCAGGGATACATATAGAGTCGGGCAGACATCCAGTGGTCGAGCAGGTCAGTCAAAGTCCTTTCATCGCAAATCCTGTAACCCTGAATTCGACGCGTAAGATGTTGATAGTCACGGGGCCAAATATGGGGGGTAAGTCAACCTATATGAGACAAGTCGCATTGATCACACTCATGGCACATATAGGCTCCTATGTTCCGGCACAAGATGCAATCATAGGTCCGGTGGATCGTATTTTTACTCGCATAGGAGCATCGGATGATCTTGCTTCTGGTCGCTCAACCTTCATGGTAGAAATGACGGAAACAGCAAATATACTTCATAATGCGACGACCCAGAGTCTGGTATTAATGGATGAAATAGGTCGTGGAACATCGACCTACGATGGACTATCTCTAGCCTGGTCCGCTGCCGAATATCTGGCAGAGAAAATAGAAGCCATGACACTATTTGCAACTCACTATTTCGAGTTAACCCAGCTGCCTGATCTCATTGAGAATGTTGAAAACGTCCATCTCGATGCCATAGAACATGGAGACACCATAGTCTTCATGCATGCGGTACAAGAAGGGGCAGCGAGTAAAAGTTATGGCCTGCAGGTTGCTGCTTTAGCAGGTGTGCCCACCAGAGTCATCTCAGCAGCTAAACATAAACTTCACCATTTAGAGAGCCGCGATAGCAAGCATGCCAATCAGGAGCCATCACAACAGGCTATGGTCTTTCCAGAGCCACAAAAGTCACCAGTTGAAGATGCTTTACAAAATATTAATCCCGATGAACTCAGCCCTAAACAGGCCTTAGAGGTTCTTTATAGGTTAAAGCAGCTAGCTTAG